In Indicator indicator isolate 239-I01 chromosome 29, UM_Iind_1.1, whole genome shotgun sequence, the following are encoded in one genomic region:
- the CBX2 gene encoding chromobox protein homolog 2 yields the protein MEELSSVGEQVFAAECILSKRLRKGKLEYLVKWRGWSSKHNSWEPEENILDPRLLLAFQKKEHEKEVQNRKRGKRPRGRPRKHVEPEMPTKTAKSSSSSSSTSSSSSSSDEEDESDLEAKRGPRSRETHPVPQKKAQILVAKPEMKDTSRKKRGRKPLPPEQKAARRTVNLTKVMKTSRKEVGGSAKLMGKMQPQHSSQGSGMAMLKDSPGALAGLSSGGSPAENLSNMMKSGSTSPNRAQISWQSSIVHYMNRMSQSQNSAETSPLGRLALKSQASSKSSLGLDLKMRNQKGSGELGLSTQGPKTTKAPNSGAGGDQKSGFAAGGQMLHNGNKTPASSSGSGNQQASSQELNLQALNLQSVKNGVSTAGGSSLPRHLCSALSKGSGSGTAASTGAGGTKGSTAAARLNAASAGVRSGGDGAKNEKQAHQAGDRDLAKSGTASTQEGHTATENRKRSALSEVSTGDETSSDSDRDSASFPGVGQNMSVSIQTSQDWKPTRSLIEHVFVTDVTANLITVTVKESPTSVGFFNLRQY from the exons GCACAACAGCTGGGAGCCCGAGGAGAACATCCTTGATCCAAGACTCCTCCTGGCTTTCCAAAAGAA GGAACACGAAAAAGAAGTACAGAATCggaagaggggcaagaggccCAGGGGCAGGCCCAGGAAACATGTG GAACCAGAGATGCCTACAAAAACAGCTAAGTCAAGtagctcctcttcctccacatcttcctcttcctcctcctcggATGAAGAGGATGAAAGTGACCTGGAAGCAAAGAGAGGTCCTCGCAGCAGAGAGACTCACCCGGTACCGCAGAAGAAAGCTCAGATCCTGGTGGCAAAGCCTGAAATGAAAGACACTTCCAGGAAGAAGCGTGGGAGGAAACCTCTTCCCCcggagcagaaagcagctcgAAGGACGGTGAACCTGACAAAGGTGATGAAAACATCCCGGAAGGAGGTGGGTGGCAGTGCCAAGCTGATGGGGAAgatgcagccccagcacagctcgCAGGGCTCAGGCATGGCCATGCTGAAGGACTCACCAGGCGCCTTGGCTGGGCTCAGCTCAGGGGGTTCACCTGCAGAAAACCTGTCCAACATGATGAAGAGTGGCTCCACGAGCCCAAACCGGGCCCAGATCAGCTGGCAGAGCTCTATTGTGCACTACATGAACAGGAtgtcccaaagccagaactcaGCAGAGACCTctcccctgggcaggctggcgCTTAAGTCACAGGCATCCAGCAAGAGCAGCTTAGGCCTGGACTTAAAAATGAGGAACCAGAAAGGATCTGGGGAGCTTGGGCTGAGCACACAGGGACCCAAGACCACAAAGGCTCCTAACAGTGGTGCTGGAGGGGACCAAAAATCAGGATTTGCTGCAGGAGGCCAAATGCTGCACAATGGCAACAAGACACCAGCAAGCTCATCTGGGTCTGGCAACCAGCAGGCCTCCAGCCAGGAGCTGAACCTCCAAGCTCTAAACCTGCAGAGTGTCAAAAACGGGGTGAGCACAGCTGGCGGGAGCAGCCTCCCTCGGCACCTTTGCAGCGCCCTATCCAAAGGCTctggcagtggcacagcagcaagcacaggGGCTGGGGGCACAAAGGGCAGCACAGCGGCTGCCAGGTTGAATGCTGCCAGCGCCGGTGTGCGCTCAGGGGGGGACGGTGCCAAGAACGAGAAGCAGGCACACCAAGCAGGTGACAGGGACTTGGCCAAAAGTggcacagccagcacacaggAGGGGCACACAGCCACCGAGAACCGCAAGCGGTCTGCGCTCTCGGAAGTGAGCACAGGTGACGAGACCAGCTCCGATTCGGACCGGGATTCGGCGTCGTTCCCAGGCGTGGGTCAGAACATGTCTGTCTCTATCCAGACCAGCCAGGACTGGAAACCCACCCGCAGCCTGATCGAGCACGTCTTTGTCACCGATGTCACTGCCAACCTGATCACAGTGACGGTCAAGGAGTCTCCCACCAGCGTTGGGTTTTTCAACCTACGGCAATACTGA